The Rhodothermales bacterium genomic sequence CCCATCCGCGGCGAACAGCCGCAGGCGGTGCAGGATGTCTACCTACCCGAACCGGCCGGCATCGAGGTCCAGACCTGGGTGGATAGCCTCTCGATCCCCTGGTCGATCGTCTTTCTTCCAAACGGCGATGCCCTCATCGCCGAGCGGCCCGGGCGGATCCAGCGGGTGCCGGCCGGCAGCACATCGCCCCACGTCGTCGCCACCTTCGAGGTAGTACACGATGCCGACATCGGGCTCATGGGGCTGGCCGCGCACCCGGAATTCGAGACGATGCCCTACATCTATGCGATGTACGCGTATCGTGCCGGTGAGACCATCTATTCGAAGGTCGTGCGCCTGACCTTTACGCCGGACCGGTTGACGGAGGAGCGCGCCATCCTCGATCGCATCCCGTCGGCGATCATGCACGCCGGCGGGCGCATCGCGTTCGGGCCGGATGGGATGTTGTACATCGGCACGGGCGACACCGGACAGCCGGAGCTGGCGCAGGAGCTGCATTCGCTGGCCGGCAAGATCCTCCGCATCACCCCCGATGGCGCCATCCCGGCCGATAATCCCTTTGCCGGCTCCCCGGTCTATTCGCTCGGACACCGCGCCATTCAGGGCCTCGCGTGGGACCCGGCCACGGGCGCGCTCTTCGCCTCCGAACACGGGCCGTCCGGCTTCCCCCAGGAAAGCGGCGTCCGGAATCGCGACGAGATCAACTGGATCCTGCCTGGCAAAAACTACGGATGGCCGAATGTTGTCGGCGCTCCCGGATTGCCGCAATACGAGGACCCGGTCGCCATGTGGCAACTCCACTCCGTCCCGCCGTCCGGCATCGCGTTTTATGAGGGCGACCTCTTCGTGTCCACCTTGCGCACGCAGGCGCTCATCCGCATCCGGTTCGCCGATGACTACACGGTCTCCGCCGTCGAGCGCTGGTTCGCGGACAACCCGAACGAGGGCCGGCTCGGTCGGCTTCGCACCGTGGCCGCCGGGCCAGACGGCTACCTCTACGTCGGCACCGGCAATGGCGATGGCAAGGCACCCTTCCGCCCCGGCGACGACCGGATTCTCCGCATTCGATACACGCCGTAGAGACGGGATACCTCGCGTCTCTACACCATAATCGCGTATTTGTGCCGTTATTGCGATCGTACCCCGGTTTGCGTTGATATCCCTTCCCGGGATCACCCTACGCACCATCTTCTCAGCGGCCTACAA encodes the following:
- a CDS encoding PQQ-dependent sugar dehydrogenase, coding for PIRGEQPQAVQDVYLPEPAGIEVQTWVDSLSIPWSIVFLPNGDALIAERPGRIQRVPAGSTSPHVVATFEVVHDADIGLMGLAAHPEFETMPYIYAMYAYRAGETIYSKVVRLTFTPDRLTEERAILDRIPSAIMHAGGRIAFGPDGMLYIGTGDTGQPELAQELHSLAGKILRITPDGAIPADNPFAGSPVYSLGHRAIQGLAWDPATGALFASEHGPSGFPQESGVRNRDEINWILPGKNYGWPNVVGAPGLPQYEDPVAMWQLHSVPPSGIAFYEGDLFVSTLRTQALIRIRFADDYTVSAVERWFADNPNEGRLGRLRTVAAGPDGYLYVGTGNGDGKAPFRPGDDRILRIRYTP